One Bradyrhizobium sp. CCGB12 genomic window carries:
- a CDS encoding TetR/AcrR family transcriptional regulator, which translates to MSPRRSPNSPVAGRDAILAAARTEFAKSGFHGTRMRDIAERAQVSQGLLHHHFQSKEELWNIVGEQASDEFLAYVAGAISPEPLDAQSIPTVLGTYLRYWREHPEAFRINLWRQLDGLNDERKSRSRRLNEKAVPLFMRAQQADLLRSDLPTGLVFCAAGALVQFWLHSRVELQDAIEIGGAEMPDDDRFVESIMKLIGGAK; encoded by the coding sequence ATGAGCCCACGCCGGTCCCCCAACTCCCCTGTCGCCGGCCGTGACGCGATCCTGGCCGCGGCACGGACGGAGTTTGCGAAGTCGGGATTTCACGGCACGCGGATGCGCGATATCGCGGAGCGCGCGCAGGTGTCGCAGGGGCTGCTGCACCACCATTTTCAGAGCAAGGAAGAGCTCTGGAATATCGTCGGCGAACAGGCGTCCGACGAGTTTCTCGCCTACGTGGCCGGCGCGATTTCGCCGGAGCCGCTCGACGCACAGTCGATTCCAACCGTGCTTGGAACCTATCTGCGGTATTGGCGCGAGCATCCGGAGGCATTCCGGATCAATCTGTGGCGCCAACTCGATGGTCTGAACGACGAGCGCAAGTCGCGCTCGCGCCGCCTGAACGAGAAGGCGGTCCCGCTATTCATGAGAGCGCAGCAGGCCGACCTCTTGCGCAGCGATTTGCCCACCGGCCTCGTGTTTTGTGCCGCCGGCGCACTGGTGCAATTCTGGCTTCACAGCCGCGTCGAGCTACAGGACGCAATCGAGATCGGCGGCGCCGAGATGCCGGACGACGATCGATTCGTCGAAAGCATCATGAAGCTCATCGGCGGCGCAAAGTGA
- a CDS encoding efflux RND transporter permease subunit encodes MNLSKFFIDRPIFAGVLSVLIFLAGLISLFAMPISEYPDVVPPSVVVRATYPGANPKVIAETVATPIEEQINGVEGMLYMSSQATTDGAMTLTVTFRLGTDPDKATQLVQNRVQQAEPRLPAVVRQLGIITKKSSPDLTMVVHLLSPNGRYDMTYLRNYAVLNVKDRLARIDGVGDVQLYGAGDYSMRVWVDPQKAAEHGLTASDIVRAIQAQNVEAAAGVVGSSPNVRGIDLQLSVNAEGRLANEEQFGDIVVKTGARGEVVRLRDVARIELGASEYGLRSLLDNKQAVAIPIFQAPGSNALQISDNVRATMAEIKKNMPEGVSYQIVYDPTQFVRSSIEAVIHTLLEAIALVVLVVILFLQTWRASIIPLLAVPVSIVGTFAVMHVFGFSINALSLFGLVLAIGIVVDDAIVVVENVERNIEAGLSPRDATYQAMREVSGPIIAIAMVLIAVFVPLAFISGLTGQFYKQFALTIAISTVISAVNSLTLSPALSALLLKGHNEPKDRLTIIMEKSLGWFFRGFNKAFTRSSENYSSSVTKVISGKAAVMGLYVVLVGLTTLLFQQVPSGFVPGQDKQYLVGFARLPDGATLDRSEEVIRKMSDIALTQPGVESSVAFPGLSISGFTNSSNAGIVFSTLKPFDERKDPSLSGPALAAELNKKYAGIQEAFIAMFPPPPVNGLGTIGGFKLQIEDRAGLGYEALNEATNAFMAAMQKAPEIAGVFSSFQVNVPQLFADIDRTKALQLGVPVTEVFNTLQIYLGSYYVNDFNKFGRTYSVRVQADAPFRARADDIRQLKVRSSSGDMVPLSALMTIRQSAGPERAIRYNGFLSSDINAAAAPGFSSGQAQEAATRIAAEVLPPGFAFEWTDLTYQEFIAGNSGIWVFPLAILLVFLVLAALYESLTLPLSIIMIVPMGLLAAMFGVWISKGDNNVFTQIGLIVLVGLSAKNAILIVEFARELEFAGRTPIRAAIEASRLRLRPILMTSMAFIMGVLPLVLSTGAGSEMRRAMGVAVFSGMIGVTVFGLFLTPVFYVLLRTVTGMKPLTHHGSDVSAAPVQGVGH; translated from the coding sequence ATGAATCTCTCAAAATTCTTCATCGACCGTCCGATTTTCGCCGGCGTGCTGTCGGTCCTGATCTTCCTTGCCGGCTTGATCTCGCTGTTCGCGATGCCGATCTCGGAATATCCCGACGTCGTGCCGCCGTCCGTCGTGGTCCGCGCGACCTATCCTGGCGCCAACCCCAAGGTAATCGCGGAGACGGTGGCTACTCCCATCGAGGAGCAGATCAACGGCGTCGAAGGCATGCTGTACATGTCGAGCCAGGCCACAACCGACGGCGCGATGACGCTGACGGTGACGTTCCGCCTCGGCACCGATCCCGACAAGGCGACACAGCTGGTGCAGAACCGCGTGCAGCAGGCTGAGCCGCGCCTCCCCGCGGTGGTGCGCCAGCTCGGCATCATCACCAAGAAGTCGTCGCCCGACCTCACCATGGTCGTGCATCTGTTGTCGCCGAACGGCCGCTACGACATGACGTATTTGCGCAACTACGCGGTGCTCAATGTCAAGGATCGCCTCGCGCGGATCGACGGCGTCGGCGACGTGCAGCTCTACGGCGCCGGCGACTATTCGATGCGGGTCTGGGTCGATCCGCAAAAGGCGGCGGAGCACGGCCTGACCGCGAGCGACATCGTCAGGGCGATCCAGGCGCAGAACGTCGAGGCCGCTGCCGGCGTCGTCGGCTCCTCCCCGAACGTCAGGGGTATCGACCTGCAATTGTCGGTCAATGCGGAAGGCCGGCTCGCCAACGAAGAACAGTTCGGCGACATCGTGGTCAAGACCGGCGCGCGCGGCGAAGTCGTGCGCCTACGCGACGTCGCGCGGATCGAGCTCGGCGCGTCCGAATACGGCCTGCGCTCGCTGCTCGACAACAAGCAGGCGGTGGCGATCCCGATCTTCCAGGCGCCGGGCTCGAACGCGCTGCAGATTTCCGACAACGTCCGCGCCACCATGGCCGAGATCAAGAAGAACATGCCCGAGGGCGTGTCCTATCAGATCGTCTACGATCCCACCCAGTTCGTGCGCTCCTCGATCGAGGCGGTGATCCACACATTGCTGGAAGCGATCGCGCTGGTGGTGCTGGTCGTGATCCTGTTCCTGCAGACCTGGCGCGCCTCGATCATTCCGCTCCTGGCCGTGCCGGTGTCGATCGTCGGCACCTTCGCGGTGATGCACGTGTTCGGCTTCTCCATCAACGCGCTCAGCCTGTTCGGCCTCGTGCTCGCGATCGGCATCGTCGTCGACGATGCCATCGTCGTGGTCGAGAACGTCGAGCGCAACATCGAGGCCGGGCTGTCGCCGCGCGATGCCACCTATCAGGCCATGCGCGAGGTGTCGGGCCCGATCATCGCGATCGCCATGGTGCTGATCGCGGTGTTCGTGCCGCTCGCCTTCATCTCCGGCCTCACCGGGCAGTTCTACAAGCAGTTCGCGCTGACGATCGCGATCTCGACCGTGATCTCCGCCGTCAACTCGCTGACGCTGTCCCCGGCATTGTCGGCGCTGCTGCTCAAGGGCCACAATGAGCCGAAGGATCGGCTGACGATCATCATGGAAAAGAGCCTCGGCTGGTTCTTCCGCGGCTTCAACAAGGCGTTTACGCGCTCCTCGGAGAACTACAGCAGCAGCGTTACCAAGGTGATCTCGGGCAAGGCCGCGGTGATGGGTCTCTACGTGGTGCTGGTCGGCCTCACCACCCTCCTGTTCCAGCAAGTCCCGAGCGGCTTCGTGCCGGGCCAGGACAAGCAATATCTGGTCGGTTTCGCCCGCCTGCCCGATGGTGCCACGCTCGACCGTAGCGAGGAGGTGATCCGCAAGATGAGCGACATCGCGCTGACCCAGCCCGGTGTCGAGAGCTCCGTGGCGTTCCCGGGCCTGTCGATTTCCGGCTTCACCAACTCGTCCAATGCCGGCATCGTATTCTCGACGCTCAAGCCGTTCGACGAACGCAAGGATCCCTCGCTGAGCGGGCCCGCGCTCGCGGCCGAGCTGAACAAGAAATATGCCGGGATCCAGGAAGCCTTCATCGCCATGTTCCCGCCGCCGCCGGTCAACGGCCTCGGCACGATCGGCGGCTTCAAGCTCCAGATCGAGGACCGTGCCGGCCTCGGCTATGAGGCGCTGAACGAAGCGACGAACGCGTTCATGGCGGCGATGCAGAAGGCGCCGGAGATCGCCGGCGTGTTCTCGAGCTTCCAGGTCAATGTGCCCCAGCTCTTCGCCGACATCGACCGCACCAAGGCGCTCCAGTTAGGGGTGCCCGTGACGGAAGTGTTCAACACGCTCCAGATTTACCTCGGCTCCTACTACGTCAACGACTTCAACAAGTTTGGCCGCACCTATTCCGTCCGCGTCCAGGCCGACGCGCCGTTCCGCGCACGGGCCGACGACATCCGGCAACTGAAGGTGCGCTCGTCGTCGGGCGACATGGTGCCGCTGTCGGCGCTGATGACGATCCGCCAGAGCGCGGGGCCGGAGCGTGCGATCCGCTACAACGGCTTCCTGTCCTCCGACATCAACGCGGCGGCTGCGCCCGGTTTTTCATCGGGTCAGGCGCAGGAGGCGGCGACGCGCATCGCTGCGGAGGTGTTGCCGCCCGGCTTTGCCTTCGAATGGACCGACCTCACCTATCAGGAGTTCATCGCCGGCAATTCCGGCATCTGGGTATTCCCGCTGGCGATCCTGCTGGTGTTCCTGGTGCTGGCCGCACTCTATGAGAGCCTGACCCTGCCGCTCTCGATCATCATGATCGTGCCGATGGGCCTCTTGGCGGCGATGTTCGGCGTCTGGATCTCCAAGGGTGACAACAACGTCTTCACCCAGATCGGCTTGATCGTGCTCGTCGGCCTCTCCGCCAAGAACGCGATCCTGATCGTCGAATTCGCGCGCGAGCTCGAATTCGCGGGGCGCACGCCGATCCGGGCCGCGATCGAGGCGAGCCGGCTGCGGCTGCGCCCAATCCTGATGACGTCGATGGCCTTCATCATGGGCGTGCTGCCGCTGGTGCTCTCGACCGGTGCAGGCTCGGAGATGCGGCGGGCCATGGGCGTTGCCGTGTTCTCCGGCATGATCGGCGTCACCGTGTTCGGCCTGTTCCTGACGCCGGTGTTCTATGTGCTGTTGCGGACCGTCACCGGCATGAAGCCGCTGACGCATCACGGCAGCGACGTCAGCGCGGCGCCGGTTCAAGGTGTGGGGCACTAG
- a CDS encoding TetR/AcrR family transcriptional regulator: MGMGRPREFDAEAALDQAMEVFWRHGYEGATIAQLTEAMGINPPSLYACFGNKEGLLKAALDRYTKLRGVWMDEVVAAPTARDVAERMLMGIADKQTDPANPPGCLLVQGGIACGTGSENVPFELAARRAQNEDQLRDRFIRAKAEGDLKPTSDPAALARYVSAVSVGMGVMASSGSDREALRQVASVAVQAVEAQSG; encoded by the coding sequence ATGGGCATGGGACGCCCCCGCGAATTCGACGCCGAGGCGGCGTTGGACCAGGCGATGGAAGTGTTTTGGCGCCATGGCTATGAGGGCGCCACCATCGCCCAGCTCACCGAGGCCATGGGCATCAATCCGCCCAGCCTCTATGCCTGCTTCGGCAACAAGGAGGGCCTGCTGAAGGCCGCGCTCGACCGCTACACCAAATTGCGCGGCGTCTGGATGGACGAGGTGGTCGCCGCCCCCACCGCCCGCGACGTCGCTGAGCGGATGTTGATGGGCATCGCCGACAAGCAGACCGATCCCGCCAATCCACCTGGTTGCCTGCTCGTGCAGGGCGGCATCGCCTGCGGCACCGGCTCCGAGAACGTCCCGTTTGAGCTCGCCGCCCGCCGCGCCCAGAACGAAGACCAGCTCCGCGACCGCTTTATTCGCGCGAAAGCCGAAGGCGATCTGAAGCCGACATCAGATCCCGCCGCGCTCGCGCGCTATGTCTCGGCGGTATCAGTCGGCATGGGCGTGATGGCGTCTTCGGGCTCCGATCGCGAAGCCTTGCGGCAGGTCGCGAGCGTGGCGGTGCAGGCCGTCGAGGCGCAGTCGGGCTGA
- a CDS encoding efflux RND transporter periplasmic adaptor subunit — translation MHPSQNTSRAGRFRRLLGGVAVVGALAVAGSIATGRYFHPAQATAPAAAAEQAVSVTVAMIEPRQTVLWDDFSGRLEAINRVELRPRVAGAILSTNFTEGALVKAGDMLFKIDPAPYAAEVDKANAQLEAAKARVVFTQSELERGAQLVGNAVVTRRDFDQRENANREAIANVKAAEATLQTAKLNLDYTEVRAPVDGRVGKIEVTVGNLVAAGTASPVLTSLVSVNPIYASFDADEEVVLHALNSIADGSGQRGKLDQIPVEMATSGGLSAKGHIQLIDNQVNGQSGTIRVRAVFRNDDGRLIPGQFARVRMGQPKQQTLVMIDERAIGTDQDKKFVMAVGDDSRAVYRPVTLGGAVDGLRIVTSGLNSGDRIVVNGLQRVRPGALLKTEVAQMGARGPQQASNHSNQDVVQR, via the coding sequence ATGCATCCCTCCCAAAATACCTCCCGCGCCGGTCGTTTTCGCCGCCTTCTCGGCGGCGTTGCCGTCGTAGGCGCCCTCGCCGTCGCCGGTTCGATCGCGACCGGCCGCTACTTTCACCCGGCCCAAGCAACCGCGCCGGCCGCCGCGGCCGAACAAGCCGTGTCCGTCACCGTCGCGATGATCGAGCCGCGGCAGACCGTGCTGTGGGACGATTTCTCCGGCCGGCTCGAGGCCATCAACCGCGTCGAGCTGCGCCCGCGCGTGGCGGGAGCGATCCTGTCGACCAATTTCACCGAAGGCGCGCTGGTGAAGGCCGGCGACATGCTGTTCAAGATTGATCCGGCGCCCTATGCGGCAGAGGTCGACAAGGCCAACGCCCAGCTCGAAGCCGCCAAGGCGCGCGTCGTCTTCACCCAGAGCGAGCTCGAGCGCGGCGCGCAGCTGGTCGGCAACGCCGTGGTGACGCGGCGCGACTTCGACCAGCGCGAGAATGCCAACCGTGAAGCGATCGCCAACGTGAAGGCGGCCGAGGCAACGCTGCAGACCGCAAAGCTCAATCTCGATTACACCGAGGTGCGCGCGCCGGTTGATGGCCGCGTTGGCAAGATCGAGGTCACCGTCGGCAATCTCGTCGCCGCCGGCACCGCCTCCCCGGTGCTGACGTCGCTGGTCTCGGTCAATCCGATCTACGCCTCGTTCGATGCGGACGAGGAGGTCGTGCTGCACGCGCTGAATTCCATTGCAGATGGCTCCGGCCAACGCGGCAAGCTCGACCAGATCCCCGTGGAGATGGCGACCTCCGGCGGCCTCTCGGCGAAAGGCCACATCCAGCTGATCGACAACCAGGTCAACGGCCAGAGCGGCACCATCCGTGTCCGCGCCGTGTTCCGCAACGACGACGGGCGTCTCATCCCCGGACAGTTCGCACGCGTGCGCATGGGCCAGCCGAAGCAGCAGACGCTGGTGATGATCGACGAGCGCGCAATCGGCACCGACCAGGACAAGAAATTCGTGATGGCGGTCGGTGACGACAGCCGCGCCGTCTATCGGCCGGTCACGCTCGGCGGCGCCGTCGACGGGCTTCGCATCGTCACCTCGGGCCTGAACTCCGGCGACCGCATCGTGGTCAACGGCTTGCAGCGCGTGCGTCCCGGCGCCCTTCTCAAGACGGAGGTGGCGCAGATGGGAGCGCGCGGGCCGCAGCAGGCTTCCAACCACAGCAACCAGGACGTGGTGCAACGCTAA